Proteins co-encoded in one Capnocytophaga ochracea DSM 7271 genomic window:
- a CDS encoding Fic family protein: MLLKQLLQEKETKLKGGIYHRTQIDFCYNSNHIEGSQLTHEQTRYIFETNTIGITEQAVKIDDILEAINHFKAFDAMLECATEPLTQEMIKTFHSILKADTSDSNKDWFAIGDYKKLPNEVGGNATSLPENVEQEMTALLVDYHQKQTKTFRDLVDFHWRFETIHPFQDGNGRIGRLLLFKECLANNIVPFIITEQLRWFYYRGLQNWQQTEGFLLDTCLTAQDEYKAVMAYFRIC, encoded by the coding sequence ATGCTTTTAAAACAATTATTACAAGAGAAAGAAACAAAGCTAAAGGGCGGTATTTATCACCGCACTCAAATAGATTTTTGCTATAATTCCAATCATATAGAAGGTAGCCAGCTCACACACGAACAAACGCGCTATATTTTCGAAACCAATACCATTGGCATTACAGAACAAGCGGTAAAAATTGATGATATTCTCGAAGCTATTAATCATTTTAAGGCTTTTGATGCAATGTTGGAATGCGCTACTGAACCTCTTACCCAAGAGATGATTAAAACCTTTCACAGCATTCTCAAAGCAGATACTTCCGATAGCAATAAAGATTGGTTTGCCATAGGCGACTATAAGAAACTACCTAACGAAGTAGGAGGCAATGCCACCTCTCTGCCTGAAAATGTAGAACAGGAAATGACCGCTTTGTTAGTCGATTACCACCAAAAACAAACCAAAACCTTTCGTGATTTGGTCGATTTTCATTGGCGTTTTGAAACCATTCACCCCTTTCAAGACGGCAACGGACGCATAGGGCGTTTGTTGCTCTTTAAAGAATGTTTAGCTAACAACATAGTGCCTTTTATCATTACCGAACAACTCCGTTGGTTCTACTATCGCGGGCTACAAAATTGGCAACAAACAGAAGGCTTTTTGCTCGATACTTGCTTAACAGCACAAGATGAGTACAAGGCAGTAATGGCGTATTTTAGAATTTGCTAA
- a CDS encoding ABC transporter permease, with protein MFAKSSQNVINIINRVTAFVVVLGGAALFIVLAGFAGLKNFTLSFSSTFDPDLKVFPKTGKYLSLTNQDTLKLSQLSSVVHFTKVLEEQVFLTHNQKNHIAYIKGVDAEYPKVNDVDSILVLGNWELSPPSVIVGATIFNNLGLNLLDGSSPLQIVVPKAGKGSILNDPMPYRQAFSVVQGIYQLTEELDKKYVFSSLDEAQFLLGLSKGQVSAIEVKLAPNADEKQVVEQLSQLFQEPVVVKNRAQLNDALYRMLNTENIAVYLIFILVLIIALFNLVGAIIMMILDKKDDLQTLYALGMNEKQMRQIFFWQGTMASVIGALIGIALGVAVVLLQQHFQFVMISPTLAYPVAITPLNVLIVLATIVVLGVLASLVASSRVRVK; from the coding sequence ATGTTCGCCAAAAGTTCGCAGAACGTTATCAACATCATCAATAGGGTTACGGCTTTTGTGGTAGTGTTGGGCGGTGCTGCCCTCTTTATTGTGCTCGCCGGCTTCGCAGGTCTCAAAAACTTTACGCTTTCCTTCTCCTCTACTTTCGACCCCGACCTAAAAGTGTTTCCTAAAACAGGCAAATACCTATCACTCACCAATCAAGATACGCTCAAATTAAGCCAACTCTCATCGGTAGTACACTTTACCAAAGTGTTAGAAGAACAGGTGTTTCTCACTCACAACCAAAAAAACCACATCGCCTATATCAAGGGAGTAGATGCTGAGTACCCCAAAGTAAACGATGTCGATAGTATCCTCGTGCTGGGCAATTGGGAGCTCTCACCTCCCAGTGTGATAGTGGGCGCTACTATTTTCAATAATCTCGGTTTAAATCTCCTCGATGGTTCTTCCCCTCTACAAATAGTAGTTCCCAAGGCAGGCAAAGGCAGTATCTTAAACGACCCAATGCCCTACCGTCAAGCCTTTTCAGTAGTACAAGGCATCTACCAACTCACGGAAGAATTAGATAAGAAATACGTATTTTCATCATTAGACGAAGCCCAATTCTTATTGGGGCTAAGTAAGGGTCAGGTCTCAGCGATAGAAGTGAAATTAGCTCCAAATGCTGATGAAAAGCAAGTCGTCGAACAGCTCTCACAACTCTTTCAAGAGCCCGTAGTAGTGAAAAACCGCGCACAGCTAAACGATGCGCTTTACCGTATGCTCAATACCGAAAATATAGCGGTGTATCTGATTTTCATTTTGGTGCTCATCATTGCACTTTTCAACCTCGTAGGTGCTATCATTATGATGATACTCGACAAGAAAGACGACCTGCAAACGCTCTATGCACTCGGTATGAACGAAAAACAAATGCGACAGATATTCTTCTGGCAAGGCACGATGGCATCGGTAATCGGCGCTCTGATAGGCATTGCCTTAGGCGTTGCGGTAGTCCTCTTACAACAACATTTCCAGTTTGTAATGATAAGCCCTACCTTAGCCTACCCTGTCGCCATTACTCCTTTAAATGTACTCATTGTATTGGCTACGATTGTAGTTTTGGGCGTTTTAGCCTCTTTAGTAGCTTCCTCACGAGTACGAGTAAAATAA
- the rbfA gene encoding 30S ribosome-binding factor RbfA, producing the protein MENNRQKKIAGIIQEELAKVLQQSIRDAGQQNLLISVTKVNVTVDLSVAKVYLSVFPEAKAAEVLKGVTSNAPLIKHELSQITKHQFRRMPELYFYIDDSLQYIEGIEQSLKEEENPIENRDLLYKRKMT; encoded by the coding sequence ATGGAAAACAACAGACAAAAGAAAATAGCAGGCATTATTCAAGAAGAATTAGCCAAAGTGTTGCAGCAATCCATACGCGATGCAGGGCAACAAAACCTACTCATCTCGGTAACCAAAGTAAATGTAACCGTCGATTTATCGGTAGCCAAGGTGTACCTCAGTGTATTCCCAGAAGCAAAGGCTGCTGAGGTGCTCAAAGGCGTAACCTCCAATGCGCCCCTCATCAAGCACGAACTGTCGCAAATCACCAAACACCAATTCCGTCGTATGCCCGAGTTGTATTTTTATATCGACGATTCTTTGCAATACATCGAAGGTATTGAGCAATCCCTCAAAGAGGAAGAAAACCCCATCGAAAACCGAGACTTGCTCTACAAAAGAAAAATGACGTAA
- a CDS encoding DUF488 domain-containing protein: protein MKIQLKRVYEAESPEDGFRILADRLWPRGIKKEALHLDFWAKEVAPSTALRKRYHQDGKFEDFKADYTQELLANPAFASFLEMLKPHKVITLLTASKLIEKSALPILEEAISKNSLKTS, encoded by the coding sequence ATGAAAATACAATTAAAACGCGTATACGAAGCAGAAAGCCCTGAGGACGGCTTTCGTATCTTAGCCGATAGGCTTTGGCCTCGTGGCATCAAAAAAGAAGCGCTTCATTTAGATTTTTGGGCAAAAGAGGTAGCTCCCTCCACAGCTTTGCGCAAACGCTATCATCAAGACGGCAAATTCGAAGATTTTAAAGCAGATTATACCCAAGAACTCTTGGCAAACCCCGCTTTTGCATCTTTCTTAGAGATGCTTAAACCTCATAAAGTAATCACCCTCCTCACCGCTTCCAAGCTGATTGAAAAAAGTGCCCTCCCCATACTCGAAGAGGCAATCTCCAAAAACTCCCTAAAAACCTCTTAA
- a CDS encoding virulence protein produces the protein MENQKGEILFYQREDGSAQIDVRLEEDTVWLTQQLMAELFNTSKQNISLHIQNIFEEGELIPDSTVKKFLTVQKEGPRDVRRPSKAMEEVILESLKVLEKNTAKLLKK, from the coding sequence ATGGAAAACCAAAAAGGAGAAATCTTATTCTATCAGCGAGAAGATGGTTCAGCCCAAATAGATGTAAGACTCGAAGAGGATACCGTATGGCTTACACAACAATTAATGGCTGAGCTTTTTAACACTTCCAAACAAAATATAAGTTTACACATTCAGAATATATTTGAAGAAGGGGAACTTATACCCGATTCAACTGTCAAGAAATTCTTGACAGTTCAAAAGGAAGGTCCCCGAGATGTTAGAAGACCCTCAAAGGCAATGGAGGAGGTAATTTTAGAGAGTTTAAAAGTATTAGAAAAGAACACAGCTAAATTATTAAAGAAATAA